In Thermotoga sp. Ku-13t, one genomic interval encodes:
- a CDS encoding DUF554 domain-containing protein, giving the protein MLINAVCVFVGSSIGMALGKAVSERFKKILFQAVGLTTIGVGIKMTLDTANFIIVLLSLAFGAILGEMIDIEEKLSRVGRFSKDSTRFAKGFVAATTLFLVGPMTIVGSIRAGLLNDGTLIYVKSVLDFISSVVLASLYGVGVFVTGVVVLIVQGSMVLLASQLSFLTQQSYLANFTGVGGLIVLAIGLRLLELKDIKVGNFLPALVLSPLIDFIARFFK; this is encoded by the coding sequence GTGCTCATCAACGCTGTTTGCGTGTTTGTTGGTTCTTCCATAGGAATGGCACTGGGCAAGGCTGTTTCCGAGAGGTTCAAGAAAATCCTCTTTCAAGCTGTCGGGCTGACAACGATCGGTGTCGGTATCAAAATGACGCTGGACACCGCGAACTTCATAATCGTTCTGCTCTCGCTGGCCTTCGGTGCGATCCTTGGTGAGATGATAGACATTGAGGAAAAACTCTCGAGGGTTGGCAGGTTTTCAAAAGATTCAACGAGGTTTGCAAAAGGTTTCGTCGCCGCCACGACCCTGTTCCTCGTGGGTCCCATGACGATCGTCGGTTCCATAAGGGCGGGCCTTCTGAACGATGGCACACTGATCTATGTGAAGTCTGTTCTGGATTTCATTTCTTCCGTTGTACTGGCTTCGCTGTACGGTGTGGGAGTGTTCGTTACGGGTGTGGTTGTGCTGATCGTGCAGGGGAGCATGGTTCTACTGGCTTCTCAGCTTTCGTTCCTCACGCAGCAAAGTTATCTTGCGAATTTCACGGGTGTGGGAGGGCTGATAGTCCTCGCCATCGGTCTCAGGCTCCTCGAACTGAAAGATATAAAGGTGGGCAATTTCTTGCCCGCGCTGGTTCTTTCTCCACTCATTGACTTCATAGCAAGATTCTTCAAATGA
- the infB gene encoding translation initiation factor IF-2 produces MPRLRVYELAKKLNMSAKDLLQELEELGLDVKNHMSYIDEETVKLLLELFEEEDVEKSKPVAKTKKEEEIEEEVREEVTLKEEELQLNTLVLKIGVPLNKVIEDMFMKGVVLKPNQKLDEKTAREIAKMYGYKLKILREEKTEQAEVSISKLQQIEKYFEELYTKHANELVQRPPVVTVMGHVDHGKTTLLDRIRKTRIAEQEAGGITQSIGAYQVSYNGKKITFIDTPGHELFTEMRARGAQATDIVVLVVAADDGVMPQTIEAYNHAKAANVPVIVAINKIDKPNANVEATKQQLVSKLNLVPEDWGGDTIVVPISARTGQGIDELLEMILLLAELKEIKCYPKGPARCVVIESKVERGLGPVANVIVKDGILKVGDYVVSGPIYAKVRALIDDKGKHIKSAEPSQPVMIVGFEELPDLRYTIYSVEDLETARQVSEEIKARVEKERRTRRKMTLEELLKMMEEKEKKELNLILKADTLGSLSAVQSAVESLRSDEIKVSVVHAAVGPVTESDIMLASTCDGIVIGFRVKVEPQARKAAEAEGVQVKTYEVIYDLIESLKLAMEGMLKPQIVEELVGRGEIKKVFDIKKVGKVAGVQMLEGKVTRDSRVRVYRNGVLLFTDEIENLKHFKEDVSQVEAPQECGIKFKNRLDFQEGDELEFYQLREVKRTL; encoded by the coding sequence GTGCCAAGGTTGAGAGTCTATGAACTCGCGAAGAAGTTGAATATGTCTGCCAAAGACCTCCTCCAGGAGCTTGAGGAGCTCGGACTCGATGTGAAGAACCACATGAGTTACATAGATGAAGAGACAGTCAAGCTCTTGCTCGAACTTTTTGAAGAGGAAGATGTGGAAAAATCCAAACCCGTTGCGAAGACAAAAAAGGAAGAGGAGATAGAGGAAGAGGTCAGAGAAGAAGTCACCCTGAAGGAGGAAGAGCTCCAGCTCAACACGCTCGTGTTGAAGATAGGCGTGCCTTTGAACAAAGTGATTGAGGACATGTTCATGAAAGGTGTGGTGCTCAAGCCCAACCAGAAACTGGACGAAAAAACGGCGAGGGAAATCGCGAAGATGTACGGTTACAAACTGAAGATACTGCGGGAGGAGAAAACGGAGCAGGCAGAGGTGTCCATCAGCAAACTCCAACAGATAGAGAAATACTTCGAAGAGTTGTACACCAAGCACGCGAATGAACTCGTTCAGAGACCACCGGTCGTAACTGTCATGGGACACGTGGACCACGGCAAGACAACGCTCCTGGACAGAATAAGGAAAACCCGCATAGCCGAGCAAGAAGCCGGAGGAATAACCCAGTCGATAGGCGCGTACCAAGTCAGTTACAACGGCAAGAAAATAACCTTCATCGACACGCCCGGTCACGAGCTGTTCACAGAGATGAGGGCCAGGGGTGCTCAGGCAACGGACATAGTCGTACTGGTCGTGGCAGCGGACGACGGTGTTATGCCTCAAACCATCGAGGCTTACAACCACGCAAAGGCAGCGAACGTGCCCGTCATAGTGGCGATAAACAAGATAGACAAGCCGAACGCAAACGTCGAAGCTACGAAGCAGCAGCTCGTATCAAAATTGAACCTGGTTCCAGAGGACTGGGGTGGGGATACGATCGTTGTCCCCATATCCGCGAGAACCGGACAGGGCATCGATGAGCTGCTCGAAATGATACTGCTCTTAGCGGAACTGAAGGAAATAAAGTGCTATCCAAAAGGACCCGCGAGGTGCGTCGTCATAGAATCGAAGGTTGAGCGTGGACTGGGACCAGTTGCAAACGTGATAGTAAAAGATGGAATTCTGAAAGTCGGCGATTACGTGGTCTCAGGTCCCATATATGCGAAGGTCCGAGCCCTGATCGATGACAAGGGTAAGCACATCAAGAGTGCTGAACCTTCCCAGCCGGTTATGATCGTCGGATTCGAGGAATTGCCCGATCTGCGTTACACGATTTACAGCGTGGAGGACCTTGAAACAGCCCGCCAGGTGAGCGAAGAGATCAAAGCGCGTGTCGAGAAAGAGAGACGGACCAGAAGAAAAATGACCCTGGAAGAACTCTTGAAAATGATGGAAGAGAAGGAGAAAAAAGAGCTCAACTTGATCCTGAAGGCGGACACCTTAGGTTCCTTGAGCGCAGTTCAGAGTGCGGTTGAATCATTGAGGTCAGATGAAATAAAGGTGAGTGTCGTTCACGCGGCCGTCGGTCCCGTTACTGAGAGTGACATTATGCTTGCTTCCACCTGTGATGGTATCGTCATCGGATTCAGAGTGAAAGTGGAGCCACAGGCGAGAAAGGCAGCCGAGGCGGAAGGCGTTCAGGTGAAGACCTACGAGGTCATATACGATTTGATCGAGAGCCTCAAACTTGCGATGGAAGGCATGCTGAAACCACAGATCGTTGAGGAACTCGTTGGCCGGGGTGAGATCAAGAAGGTCTTCGATATAAAGAAAGTGGGCAAGGTCGCAGGCGTTCAAATGCTCGAAGGAAAAGTCACACGCGACAGCAGAGTCCGGGTGTACAGAAACGGTGTCCTGCTGTTCACAGACGAAATAGAGAACCTCAAGCACTTCAAAGAAGATGTCAGTCAAGTTGAAGCACCACAGGAATGTGGCATAAAGTTCAAGAACAGATTAGACTTTCAGGAAGGAGACGAATTGGAATTCTACCAGCTCAGAGAGGTCAAGCGGACTCTCTGA
- a CDS encoding SIS domain-containing protein — protein sequence MSIFAQDFSEQPRAVKELLTFAEEIKRKAAFLQPRNVLLLGMGASYYAGLYATVYANTTGMNCRCEELSEVIWYWSENSFDLYDTLVLVSQSGETAELKKLVEKYPKIRKKSILVTNNPNSSVAKVLGEDRVFVIHAGQERAMGSTKTFVNCIVTLLLIFSQWAGRSLNLGGLDDHLENALAVNIHDYVESVAANGQLVLVGRGFSVPILRMAQLTLAEVARFNCSWYSGGGFRHGAMELMAGGVISTLVHVEGKTSQIMARFIQELSRFDGLWLISNVETSVPRCVRLREGLSEELAPIPAIVVFQRLADELARRRGYPSGVGMIATKVTSEE from the coding sequence ATGTCAATTTTTGCGCAGGATTTCTCCGAGCAACCCAGGGCAGTGAAGGAACTGCTCACGTTCGCCGAGGAGATCAAAAGAAAAGCGGCCTTCCTTCAACCGAGGAATGTTCTTTTACTGGGCATGGGAGCCTCCTATTATGCGGGACTGTACGCTACAGTCTACGCGAACACCACGGGAATGAACTGCAGGTGCGAGGAGCTTTCCGAAGTCATCTGGTACTGGAGTGAGAACTCTTTCGATCTTTACGACACCCTCGTTTTGGTGTCACAATCTGGTGAAACCGCAGAACTAAAGAAGCTCGTTGAAAAGTATCCGAAGATTCGAAAAAAATCTATTCTCGTGACCAACAATCCTAACAGTTCCGTGGCAAAGGTTCTTGGTGAAGATAGAGTGTTTGTGATCCACGCCGGACAGGAGAGGGCCATGGGCTCTACCAAAACGTTCGTGAACTGCATTGTGACGCTTTTGCTCATATTTTCTCAGTGGGCAGGAAGGTCTTTGAATCTTGGTGGACTGGATGATCATCTTGAAAATGCGCTCGCAGTTAACATCCATGACTACGTTGAAAGTGTCGCGGCGAACGGACAGCTCGTTCTGGTGGGACGAGGTTTCTCCGTACCGATACTCCGCATGGCGCAGCTCACCCTGGCGGAAGTTGCCAGGTTCAACTGCTCGTGGTACAGCGGTGGAGGTTTTCGCCACGGTGCGATGGAGTTGATGGCAGGAGGAGTCATTTCAACGCTCGTCCATGTTGAGGGAAAAACATCCCAGATCATGGCAAGGTTCATCCAGGAACTGTCCCGCTTCGATGGGTTGTGGCTGATAAGCAACGTCGAAACGTCCGTACCGCGGTGCGTGCGCCTCAGGGAGGGACTGTCCGAGGAACTGGCACCAATTCCCGCGATCGTTGTTTTCCAGAGGCTCGCGGATGAACTGGCTCGAAGGAGAGGTTATCCGAGCGGAGTTGGCATGATCGCGACCAAAGTCACGAGCGAAGAATAA
- a CDS encoding B12-binding domain-containing radical SAM protein, with protein sequence MARKKKIVLISPWICDFAAYDFWLKPVGLLYVGAVLLSYRFDVVLIDLLNRHDPDLARFVKPKPDKRYGTGKFHSVEISKPPELSFVPRKYKRYGAPEEFFVHRLKQIENPDAFFVTSSMTYWWPGVRRTIEIIKSVFPNVPVVLGGKYARIYPDHAKFHSGADVIYTEDVSKLNELLSELFGGNFDADLSDWFERFDPAYELYRRVGYLVFFTSLGCVYNCSYCLTPKLYGKWMHRSVHRIVEMIQKYVRMFNVKDVVFFDDAALIDRENHFKPLLRELIELDLGVNYHLPNGIHARLIDEELAQLLKRANFVTIKLGYETSGPLQVRTGGKVYDEDILRAAELLRNAGFTSNEIQAYIMVNIPDQTVQDVLTAIEVCKKASISVSLNEYTPIPGTRDWIELTRSGMLPSDVDPLLLNNTVLPYWWKAGMDAATVQKLKDLVHGKTLILRS encoded by the coding sequence CTGGCAAGAAAAAAGAAGATCGTTCTGATCAGTCCCTGGATCTGCGATTTTGCCGCGTACGATTTCTGGCTCAAGCCTGTCGGGTTGCTCTACGTTGGAGCCGTACTGCTGAGTTACAGATTCGATGTCGTGCTCATAGACCTTCTGAACAGACACGATCCAGATCTTGCCAGGTTCGTCAAGCCAAAGCCCGACAAGCGGTACGGCACAGGAAAGTTCCACAGCGTGGAAATTTCGAAACCGCCTGAACTGTCTTTTGTCCCAAGGAAGTACAAGCGTTACGGGGCACCCGAAGAGTTTTTCGTACACAGACTGAAACAGATCGAAAATCCAGATGCGTTTTTCGTGACATCTTCCATGACCTACTGGTGGCCCGGTGTTCGCCGAACGATAGAGATCATCAAAAGCGTGTTCCCGAATGTACCGGTGGTGCTCGGAGGAAAGTACGCGCGTATCTATCCGGACCACGCGAAATTTCACAGTGGAGCCGACGTGATATACACCGAGGACGTCTCGAAACTGAACGAATTACTCTCTGAACTGTTCGGTGGAAATTTCGATGCGGATCTCAGTGACTGGTTCGAAAGGTTCGATCCAGCGTACGAACTGTACCGGAGGGTGGGTTATCTTGTTTTCTTCACGTCACTCGGATGCGTGTACAATTGCAGTTACTGTCTGACTCCAAAGCTGTACGGCAAATGGATGCACAGAAGTGTTCACAGGATCGTCGAAATGATACAGAAGTACGTTCGCATGTTCAACGTGAAAGATGTCGTGTTCTTCGACGATGCCGCCCTCATAGACAGAGAAAATCATTTCAAACCCCTTCTGAGGGAACTCATCGAGCTCGATCTTGGGGTCAACTACCACCTCCCCAACGGAATACACGCGAGGTTGATAGATGAAGAACTTGCCCAGCTGTTGAAGCGAGCGAATTTTGTCACCATCAAACTCGGATACGAAACCTCCGGTCCGTTGCAGGTCAGGACCGGTGGGAAGGTGTACGATGAAGACATTTTAAGAGCAGCAGAATTGCTGAGAAACGCAGGTTTCACATCGAACGAGATTCAAGCCTACATCATGGTCAACATACCCGACCAAACGGTGCAGGATGTGTTGACCGCGATAGAAGTCTGCAAGAAGGCATCCATCTCGGTTTCCCTGAACGAATACACACCCATTCCTGGTACGAGAGACTGGATCGAGTTGACACGTTCAGGAATGCTGCCATCGGACGTTGATCCTCTGCTACTGAACAACACGGTCTTACCTTACTGGTGGAAGGCAGGCATGGACGCAGCAACGGTACAGAAGCTCAAAGACCTGGTGCATGGAAAAACCCTTATTCTTCGCTCGTGA
- the cysS gene encoding cysteine--tRNA ligase has product MFLKNTLSGRLEKLETLEPGVVRMYVCGPTVYGLIHVGNARPMIVFDALRRYFEYRGYRVIMVQNFTDIDDKIINRANEWNVDFKDVAEAFIQEYWRDASALGVRAPNFAPKTSDFVPEIVNAIEQLVRKGHAYVVDGDVYFDVKSFPKYGELSHRSLDEMIAGARVEVSEKKRFPLDFALWKAAKSGEPSWDSPWGKGRPGWHIECTIMSTKLLGSTLDIHAGGEDLIFPHHENEKAQSEALTGKPFVRYWLHNALVRVSGDKMSKSLGNIFILREALKKFGADGLKLYFLSKHYRSPIDFSIEALEASAKAARRIAESFRNFESRFSSIPVPKSDAWMSEQRQKFVEALDDDFNTPKAVAQIFELVGELNKFMSEANEEKALKTYHLLRREFCSVLGLFEAGAQSQETELDPFVRLILDVRKELRERKLYDLADSIRDRLKSLGIEVRDTREGSTYSFLKEV; this is encoded by the coding sequence ATGTTTTTGAAAAACACGTTGAGTGGCCGCCTTGAAAAGCTTGAAACTCTCGAACCTGGCGTTGTGCGGATGTACGTGTGCGGGCCCACAGTCTACGGACTCATACACGTGGGTAATGCGAGGCCCATGATCGTCTTCGACGCCCTCAGGAGGTATTTCGAATACAGAGGCTACCGGGTGATCATGGTTCAAAACTTCACGGACATCGATGACAAGATCATAAACCGTGCGAATGAATGGAACGTCGACTTCAAAGACGTGGCAGAGGCCTTCATTCAGGAATACTGGAGGGACGCGAGCGCGCTCGGTGTCAGAGCTCCAAACTTTGCTCCGAAGACGTCCGACTTCGTGCCGGAGATCGTGAACGCCATAGAGCAGTTGGTAAGGAAAGGACACGCGTACGTTGTGGACGGGGATGTGTATTTCGACGTGAAAAGTTTTCCAAAATACGGGGAACTTTCCCACAGGAGCCTGGACGAGATGATCGCCGGCGCGCGCGTCGAGGTGAGCGAGAAAAAAAGATTCCCTCTGGACTTTGCGCTCTGGAAGGCGGCAAAATCCGGTGAACCTTCCTGGGACAGTCCGTGGGGCAAGGGAAGACCGGGCTGGCACATAGAGTGCACGATCATGTCTACAAAACTTCTCGGTTCCACGCTCGACATCCACGCGGGCGGAGAGGATCTCATCTTTCCGCACCACGAAAACGAGAAGGCTCAGAGTGAAGCTTTAACGGGAAAACCGTTCGTTCGTTACTGGCTCCACAACGCTCTGGTTCGTGTTTCCGGTGACAAGATGAGCAAATCTCTGGGCAACATATTCATCCTTAGAGAAGCTCTGAAAAAGTTCGGGGCGGATGGACTGAAACTCTACTTTCTGTCGAAACATTACAGGAGCCCCATAGACTTCTCCATCGAGGCCCTCGAAGCGAGTGCGAAGGCTGCCAGAAGGATTGCGGAAAGTTTCAGGAATTTCGAATCGAGGTTTTCCAGCATTCCCGTACCCAAAAGCGACGCGTGGATGAGCGAGCAGAGACAGAAGTTCGTCGAAGCGCTCGATGACGATTTCAACACTCCCAAGGCTGTGGCACAGATCTTCGAGCTCGTAGGGGAACTGAACAAGTTCATGAGTGAGGCAAACGAGGAGAAAGCGCTGAAAACTTACCATTTGTTGCGGAGAGAATTCTGTTCTGTGCTTGGATTGTTCGAAGCCGGGGCGCAGTCTCAAGAAACAGAGCTGGATCCGTTCGTGCGACTGATCCTGGACGTGCGTAAAGAACTGCGGGAACGAAAACTTTACGATCTTGCTGACTCGATAAGGGACAGATTGAAGAGTCTTGGGATCGAAGTGCGCGATACACGCGAAGGTTCAACGTATTCTTTTCTGAAGGAGGTATGA
- a CDS encoding type III pantothenate kinase, with protein MLILFDIGNTQTVAGISKDGTSFHKWRFSTQRSQTEDELFAMVSVLLEKQLGGIPQFQGAVIASVVPSLNYVFQRLVEKYFKVECTWVEANGVSTVKWNVKNPSEIGADRVANVFAVVREHPNSLVIDAGTAITIDVVKDSNYEGGVIMPGLMTAAHSLFEKTAKLPQVDLFAPTNCVGKDTSENIRIGVVKGTAYALNGLVKEIKAYYKEPFVVFLTGGQSKVLEKLVEHDVLDLDLTLKGMFKFWQEKRRSF; from the coding sequence ATGCTCATTCTCTTCGACATAGGGAACACACAAACGGTGGCAGGCATCAGCAAGGATGGTACAAGCTTTCACAAGTGGAGGTTTTCCACACAGAGATCTCAGACAGAAGACGAGCTCTTCGCGATGGTATCAGTTCTGCTCGAAAAACAGCTCGGAGGTATTCCACAATTTCAGGGTGCCGTGATCGCCTCGGTCGTGCCTTCGTTGAACTACGTTTTTCAGAGGCTCGTGGAGAAATATTTCAAAGTAGAATGCACATGGGTGGAGGCAAACGGTGTATCCACAGTGAAATGGAACGTGAAAAATCCATCGGAAATAGGTGCCGACAGAGTGGCAAACGTCTTCGCGGTCGTGCGAGAACATCCCAACTCGCTGGTGATAGACGCAGGAACAGCGATCACTATAGATGTGGTGAAAGACAGTAATTACGAAGGTGGAGTGATCATGCCCGGTCTCATGACCGCAGCCCACAGCTTATTCGAGAAGACCGCAAAGCTGCCCCAGGTCGATCTGTTTGCACCCACGAACTGTGTAGGGAAAGACACCTCAGAAAACATTAGAATTGGTGTTGTGAAAGGCACCGCGTATGCCCTGAACGGTCTGGTGAAGGAGATAAAGGCTTACTATAAAGAACCATTCGTGGTGTTTCTCACGGGTGGCCAGAGTAAGGTTCTGGAGAAGCTCGTGGAGCACGATGTATTAGACCTAGATTTAACACTGAAGGGGATGTTTAAGTTCTGGCAAGAAAAAAGAAGATCGTTCTGA
- a CDS encoding N-glycosylase/DNA lyase translates to MFYNESWRCVAIRLAQALESIRQEAKPLVEERFKQFKELGEKGTEEQLYSELCFCILTANWSASGGIKAQKLIGDGFITMSEEELTEMLTRLHHRYPKARSSYIVRNRWVLGKLRPLLSLDAIQAREWLVKNVVGIGYKEASHFLRNVGIEELAILDRHVLSLMLEYGLIASLPSSLTKQRYLQLESLLKHEAEVFGETLGKFDLYLWYFVKRTVEK, encoded by the coding sequence ATGTTCTATAATGAAAGCTGGAGGTGTGTTGCGATAAGACTCGCTCAAGCCTTAGAATCGATCAGACAAGAGGCCAAACCGCTCGTCGAGGAACGCTTTAAACAATTCAAAGAACTGGGCGAGAAAGGAACTGAAGAACAGCTCTATAGCGAGCTGTGTTTCTGCATACTCACGGCCAACTGGAGCGCGAGCGGAGGCATTAAAGCTCAGAAGCTGATCGGAGACGGTTTCATCACGATGAGCGAAGAAGAGCTGACAGAGATGCTGACCAGACTGCACCATCGCTATCCAAAAGCCCGTTCCTCTTACATAGTGAGGAACAGATGGGTCCTAGGCAAGCTGAGACCTTTGCTCTCTTTAGATGCAATACAGGCGCGCGAATGGCTCGTGAAGAATGTGGTTGGAATAGGATACAAAGAGGCGAGCCATTTTCTGAGGAACGTGGGAATCGAAGAACTGGCCATACTCGACAGGCACGTGCTTTCACTTATGCTCGAGTACGGCTTGATAGCTTCGTTGCCATCGAGCCTCACGAAACAGAGGTATCTGCAGTTAGAATCTTTGTTGAAACACGAGGCTGAGGTTTTCGGTGAAACATTGGGTAAGTTCGATCTGTACCTCTGGTACTTCGTCAAGAGAACCGTTGAGAAATAG
- a CDS encoding Fur family transcriptional regulator produces the protein MTISQIAEMLRSKGLKVTPQRVEVIRFLQAHRIHPTAQQIYEHVLRKVGSVSFTTIYNTLRVLEQMGEVRKIPINDTTTVYDVNTSDHGHFVCEVCGNIYDIPYEASFRVPGEVRRTELIVYGVCEKCSSQ, from the coding sequence ATGACGATAAGTCAAATTGCGGAGATGCTCAGAAGTAAAGGTTTGAAAGTTACACCACAGAGAGTCGAGGTCATAAGGTTTCTGCAAGCGCACAGAATCCATCCGACGGCACAGCAGATATACGAGCACGTCCTGCGCAAAGTCGGCAGCGTTTCTTTCACAACGATCTACAACACCCTGCGTGTGCTCGAACAGATGGGTGAGGTGAGAAAGATACCCATCAACGACACAACGACCGTGTACGACGTCAACACCTCGGATCACGGTCATTTCGTCTGTGAGGTCTGTGGAAATATCTACGACATACCTTACGAAGCTTCGTTCCGCGTCCCGGGTGAAGTCAGAAGGACTGAACTCATAGTCTACGGCGTTTGCGAAAAGTGCTCTTCTCAGTGA
- the gltX gene encoding glutamate--tRNA ligase, whose translation MVRVRFAPSPTGFLHVGGARTALFNYLFARRFNGVFVLRIEDTDLARSERIFEEKLMESLRWLGIHWDEGPDVGGPYGPYRQSERLHIYREYAEKLVREDKAYKVYAYPEEIEKLREELLSKNLPPHYTREMFEQFATRERIREYEEKGLQPAIYFSMPRKTIVHNDLIKGQVVFGEGSVGDFALLRSNGMPTYNFACVVDDMLMRITHVIRGDDHLPNTVKQLAIYEAFGVEPPQIGHVSMILGPDGKKLSKRHGATSVEEFRARGYLPEALVNYLALLGWSPPDAHEIMSVEEMIEKFSLDRVSKNPAIFDPGKLRWMNGYYIRKVEPEKIVDSLIPYIESRGWTYKNKEWLKHVFLCIRDRMHSLEEITDLADFFFIKPNVSLQVDEPIRKGLLECASRLQQENDLTKEQLVNVFREVVKTSKLNAKDFYMNLRKALTGKSEGPELVDIVTLLGPAETALRIKKALGVE comes from the coding sequence ATGGTGAGAGTCAGGTTCGCACCGAGTCCTACAGGTTTTTTGCACGTTGGTGGAGCACGAACGGCGCTTTTCAACTACCTGTTCGCGAGGCGCTTCAACGGCGTCTTCGTTCTAAGGATTGAAGACACAGACTTAGCCCGTTCGGAACGCATTTTCGAAGAGAAACTGATGGAATCACTCCGCTGGCTCGGCATTCATTGGGACGAAGGCCCTGACGTGGGTGGACCGTACGGTCCGTACAGACAGAGCGAGAGACTCCACATCTACAGAGAGTACGCTGAAAAGCTGGTCAGAGAGGACAAGGCGTACAAAGTTTATGCGTATCCCGAAGAGATAGAAAAACTCAGAGAGGAACTGCTGAGCAAGAACTTGCCGCCTCACTACACCAGAGAGATGTTCGAACAGTTCGCCACAAGAGAGAGGATAAGAGAGTACGAAGAGAAAGGCCTGCAACCAGCCATCTACTTCTCGATGCCGAGGAAAACGATCGTTCACAACGATCTAATAAAGGGTCAGGTCGTGTTCGGCGAAGGTTCGGTGGGCGATTTTGCACTGCTGAGGAGTAACGGCATGCCCACCTACAACTTCGCGTGCGTCGTTGACGACATGCTCATGAGGATCACACACGTGATAAGGGGAGACGATCATCTGCCGAACACGGTCAAGCAGCTTGCCATTTACGAAGCGTTTGGAGTCGAGCCGCCTCAGATAGGACACGTGTCGATGATCCTCGGACCGGACGGTAAGAAGCTCAGCAAACGGCACGGTGCCACCTCCGTGGAAGAGTTCAGAGCCAGAGGGTACTTACCGGAAGCGCTGGTGAACTACCTTGCCCTGCTCGGCTGGTCTCCACCCGATGCCCATGAAATCATGTCCGTGGAAGAAATGATCGAGAAATTCTCCCTGGACCGTGTGAGCAAGAATCCAGCCATATTCGACCCCGGCAAACTCAGATGGATGAATGGGTACTACATAAGAAAGGTAGAACCTGAAAAGATTGTGGACTCACTCATCCCGTACATCGAATCGAGAGGATGGACTTACAAAAACAAAGAGTGGTTGAAGCACGTTTTTCTGTGCATCAGAGATCGCATGCATTCTCTCGAAGAAATCACAGACCTGGCAGATTTCTTCTTCATCAAGCCCAACGTCTCACTACAAGTGGATGAGCCCATACGAAAAGGTCTGCTGGAATGCGCCTCAAGGTTGCAGCAGGAGAACGATTTGACCAAGGAGCAGCTGGTCAACGTGTTCCGCGAAGTGGTGAAAACGTCGAAGCTGAACGCAAAGGATTTCTACATGAATTTGAGAAAGGCCCTCACGGGTAAGAGTGAAGGACCCGAACTGGTGGACATCGTTACTCTGCTCGGACCGGCCGAAACGGCGCTGAGAATCAAGAAGGCACTGGGGGTAGAATGA